A genomic region of Pseudomonas abietaniphila contains the following coding sequences:
- a CDS encoding substrate-binding periplasmic protein, translating into MGFRRRLLGGCLLCVLALPVLAGPYVAGGAQWKPYAYEDENGHLLGVSVDIARRVMQLANVDVTFVTYPVNRLQSMLQKGEIDINYADALIWNSPEEQSHYVFSKPYSEVNEHLYFLADHPARKQSIEQLNQLTIGMVRGYTYWALDPAIAAHRLDRLETSQEDALIKLLGNGRVDAIAMVDDIFDALVTSNHLDPHLFSQGAKLSEAPLVFKLQPQHAQWLPPINHAIDTLRASGELERIRRQYLPVKAGLSCAASGTMC; encoded by the coding sequence ATGGGATTTCGACGCAGACTGTTGGGCGGTTGTTTGCTTTGCGTGCTCGCGCTGCCTGTACTGGCAGGCCCTTACGTGGCGGGCGGCGCGCAATGGAAGCCTTACGCCTACGAAGACGAGAACGGTCACTTGCTCGGCGTGTCAGTCGACATCGCGCGGCGGGTGATGCAGCTTGCGAATGTCGACGTGACCTTCGTCACCTACCCGGTCAACCGCCTTCAATCCATGCTGCAGAAAGGCGAAATCGACATTAATTACGCCGATGCGCTGATCTGGAACAGCCCGGAAGAACAAAGCCATTATGTCTTTTCCAAGCCCTACTCCGAGGTCAACGAGCACCTCTACTTCCTCGCCGATCACCCTGCACGCAAGCAGTCCATCGAGCAGCTGAATCAGCTTACGATCGGCATGGTACGCGGCTATACCTACTGGGCACTGGATCCGGCCATAGCGGCACACAGGCTCGATCGGCTTGAGACGTCTCAAGAGGACGCGTTGATCAAATTGCTCGGAAACGGACGTGTCGACGCCATCGCGATGGTCGACGATATCTTCGACGCGTTAGTGACCAGCAACCACCTGGACCCCCATCTGTTCAGCCAGGGGGCGAAACTCAGCGAAGCGCCACTGGTGTTCAAGCTTCAGCCCCAGCACGCGCAATGGCTGCCGCCCATCAATCACGCGATCGACACCTTGCGCGCCAGCGGGGAGCTGGAGCGCATCCGCCGCCAGTATTTGCCGGTGAAAGCCGGGTTGAGTTGCGCGGCTTCGGGGACGATGTGTTGA